The Rhopalosiphum maidis isolate BTI-1 chromosome 1, ASM367621v3, whole genome shotgun sequence genome has a segment encoding these proteins:
- the LOC113549513 gene encoding leucine zipper transcription factor-like protein 1 isoform X2 translates to MGHQKKQSIVLIKKAFEEVFKTNLLDETYTKEEVKNILNRLETTMTNEIKCELSAYTSTNLLMMYQFFQQAEKWHLRLNVDISEIQNKELLQEMEKIETNYNIMNRTLEKKKLLGSSDHYITNDFVEILHKRLNQLETHNSKLEADLKDLEENCNKLNNEKEALKLLIKQEDKQEDLQKSLVEIEVQTQNIFDDNINNHDECKITVNQLENELAVAQSQLTLTNLELDRKFNDTAAYINMKNIITKKNEQVRELRDRLLIYEKEDNQDNV, encoded by the exons ATGGGCCACcaaaaaaaacaatctattgttttaattaaaaaagcgTTTGAAGAAGTCTTTAAAACCAA tttattagaTGAAACGTACACAAAAGAAGAAgtgaagaatattttaaaccgTTTAGAAACAACAATgactaatgaaataaaatgtgaattatCTGCATATACGAGCACTAATCTTCTAATGAtgtatcaattttttcaacaaGCTGAAAAATGGCATTTAAGGCTCAACGTAGATATATCTGAAATACAAAACAA ggAATTGTTACAAGAGATGGAAAAAATAGAaactaattataacataatgaatcgaacattagaaaaaaaaaagcttttagGTTCTTCTGATCACTATATTACAAatgattttgttgaaattttgCACAAAAGATTAAATCAGCTGGAAACCCACAATTCTAAATTGGAAGCAGATTTAAAAGATTTAGAAGagaat tgtaataaattgaataatgaaaaagAAGCATTGAAATTACTTATCAAACAAGAAGACAAACAGGAAGATTTACAAAAAAGTTTAGTTGAAATCGAAGTACAAACTCAAAATATCTTTGAT gataatataaacaatcacgatgaatgtaaaataacagTAAATCAATTAGAAAATGAATTAGCGGTGGCACAATCACAGTTAACATTAACAAATTTG gaaCTGGAcagaaaatttaatgatacagCTGCATACATTAACATGAAGAATataattaccaaaaaaaacGAACAGGTTCGAGAACTAAGAGATCGGTTGCTTATTTACGAGAAAGAAGACAACCAAGACAATgtt TAA
- the LOC113549513 gene encoding leucine zipper transcription factor-like protein 1 isoform X1 encodes MGHQKKQSIVLIKKAFEEVFKTNLLDETYTKEEVKNILNRLETTMTNEIKCELSAYTSTNLLMMYQFFQQAEKWHLRLNVDISEIQNKELLQEMEKIETNYNIMNRTLEKKKLLGSSDHYITNDFVEILHKRLNQLETHNSKLEADLKDLEENCNKLNNEKEALKLLIKQEDKQEDLQKSLVEIEVQTQNIFDDNINNHDECKITVNQLENELAVAQSQLTLTNLELDRKFNDTAAYINMKNIITKKNEQVRELRDRLLIYEKEDNQDNVYSSKLTNLLAQWRAVRSSGDNPKARA; translated from the exons ATGGGCCACcaaaaaaaacaatctattgttttaattaaaaaagcgTTTGAAGAAGTCTTTAAAACCAA tttattagaTGAAACGTACACAAAAGAAGAAgtgaagaatattttaaaccgTTTAGAAACAACAATgactaatgaaataaaatgtgaattatCTGCATATACGAGCACTAATCTTCTAATGAtgtatcaattttttcaacaaGCTGAAAAATGGCATTTAAGGCTCAACGTAGATATATCTGAAATACAAAACAA ggAATTGTTACAAGAGATGGAAAAAATAGAaactaattataacataatgaatcgaacattagaaaaaaaaaagcttttagGTTCTTCTGATCACTATATTACAAatgattttgttgaaattttgCACAAAAGATTAAATCAGCTGGAAACCCACAATTCTAAATTGGAAGCAGATTTAAAAGATTTAGAAGagaat tgtaataaattgaataatgaaaaagAAGCATTGAAATTACTTATCAAACAAGAAGACAAACAGGAAGATTTACAAAAAAGTTTAGTTGAAATCGAAGTACAAACTCAAAATATCTTTGAT gataatataaacaatcacgatgaatgtaaaataacagTAAATCAATTAGAAAATGAATTAGCGGTGGCACAATCACAGTTAACATTAACAAATTTG gaaCTGGAcagaaaatttaatgatacagCTGCATACATTAACATGAAGAATataattaccaaaaaaaacGAACAGGTTCGAGAACTAAGAGATCGGTTGCTTATTTACGAGAAAGAAGACAACCAAGACAATgtt taTTCCAGTAAACTCACCAATTTGTTGGCTCAGTGGCGTGCGGTCAGATCAAGCGGTGATAATCCGAAGGCCAGAGCTTAG
- the LOC113551908 gene encoding synaptic vesicle glycoprotein 2B-like, producing the protein MDNHHVDGVGRFSMLAQGALEEVPSNINVGVRISENEDSPITFEEAQNESGTGKYQILLLVVCGLVNMSCAISTTAVSFISPAAEVDFDLNSTTKGVLNGAPFLGMVLGAYFWGIYGDLKGRRIVILGSMGMDTLFTILSSLVQHIELFFIIRVGNGFAIIGATCMVYVYLGEFLTSSKRDSYLLFLELFWAFGMMVGPGLAMVIIPSNIVFISSIYFKFNAWRFFILLTSIPSFISFVLIYQYPETPRFLMFRGYLIQSRDVLEQIYLVNNKFTTIPYPVQIFTQTHSAIGFDAGFIGGIPFMKNVKRRLIVLKNGHITLFSKYFRNIIVACTIEFCLMSSYITILVWVPELFSRYSNYKQQNTDNVNLCTASEWHLIYYSMFAGQIVSGNAYLAALIVACSSIPLVLLTGIIIKYCDKKLLLFITCGVPVVFAILVPTTHNDLQAELMCCLFEGFTSLTEPIIFCTIVELFPSNVRGVAFSMIVMTGRLGAIFGIIVFGILIDISCFMTFYALALLLLIAFLAVAFLPKLKIGGGH; encoded by the exons atGGATAATCATCATGTTGATGGTGTTGGGAGATTTTCTATGTTAGCACAAGGCGCATTAGAAGAAGTTCCTTCGAATATTAATGTTGGTGTAAGAATATCGGAAAACGAAG attCACCAATAACATTTGAAGAAGCCCAGAATGAGTCTg gaactggaaaatatcaaatattgttattggtaGTATGTGGTTTAGTGAATATGTCTTGTGCTATATCTACAACAGCCGTATCATTTATTTCACCTGCGGCTGAAGTAGACTTCGATTTAAATTCAACTACCAAAGGAGTATTAAATGGAGCTCCATTTCTTG gaatGGTACTAGGAGCATATTTTTGGGGTATTTATGGTGATTTAAAAGGAAGAAGAATTGTTATTTTGGGATCAATGGGGATGGatacattatttactatactttCTTCTTTAGTACAACATattgaattgtttttcataattagAGTAGGAAATGGATTTGC caTAATTGGTGCTACTTGCATGGTTTATGTGTACTTGGGTGAATTTTTAACATCTTCCAAAAGAGACAGTTATCTACTTTTTCTTGAATTATTTTGGGCTTTTGGAATGATGGTTGGACCAG gcTTAGCTATGGTGATAATTCCGAgcaatattgttttcatttcatctatatattttaaatttaatgcttggagattttttatacttttaacgtCAATACCAAGCtttatttcatttgtattGATTTATCAATACCCAGAAACTCCACGGTTTTTAATGTTTCGaggttatttaattcaatccAGAGATGTTCttgaacaaatatatttagtaaacaaCAAATTTACAACCATACCGTATccg GTGCAAATTTTCACTCAAACCCATTCAGCTATTGGGTTTGATGCAGGATTCATTGGAGGCATTccatttatgaaaaatgttaaaagaaGATTAATTGTCCTAAAAAATGGTCATATAACATTATTCTCtaaatatttcagaaatatCATTGTGGCTTGTACTatagaattttgtttaatgtcatc ATATATTACTATTCTTGTATGGGTACCTGAATTGTTTTCTAGATATTCTAATTACAAACAAcaaaacacagataatgtaaatttatgtacGGCTTCAGAATggcatttaatatactattctaTGTTTGCTGGACAAATAGTTTCAGGCAATGCTTATTTAGCTGCTTTAATTGTTGCATGTTCATCAATACCTCTAGTCCTACTTACTGggatcataattaaatattgtgacaaaaaattattgctat ttattacttgtGGAGTACCAGTTGTGTTCGCAATACTGGTTCCAACAACCCATAATGATCTACAAGCAGAACTAATGTGTTGCCTTTTTGAAGGATTTACTTCATTAACagaacctattatattttgtactattgTTGAACTATTTCCTAGTAATGTGAG gGGAGTGGCATTCTCAATGATTGTGATGACTGGTCGATTAGGGGCTATATTTGGAATAATTGTTTTCGGCATATTGATTGATATAAGTtgttttatgacattttatgcCTTAGCTTTGTTACTATTAA ttgcaTTTTTAGCAGTGGCGTTTTTACCCAAACTAAAAATTGGTGGAGGTCATTAG
- the LOC113561278 gene encoding pre-mRNA 3'-end-processing factor FIP1: MASIKTEVSMSENGDDDQWLYGDSNSNLDPVVSLADDIKPAEPVGILEDEEARLMEFLANPGPGSIDVPPIVKELVSEDPNRPRSPETFLGVPGIQTEALITEDSFETNLLETATEVGINIPEKVSEENNEDRQISSEDSEEDSDDDIVVAAGNFTLSSMENNMASLSQQNNSSPSTAGINLKRNNLLTLTNIPGMSSGNKHQGKFNVEDFESMGTINGVPAHEYSIETTEEKPWLKPGADITDYFNYGFNENTWLAYCERQRKMRCNESLVGMSTLAMHNQQVSISTTNNNMIPTLDVKSSTKFQAPNITPKENTIEVMTAERREYSRKHFSTPDLSVPPPIIPTNFDVPPPMIQNSINSIPPPGFGPPQINVPYEPEYYPHEPDPYYNAFEPTQDMQWNQTWTPNVKSIENIPTLSNGDSYNKDLVRDKEYYSNRVKKEPEERGYERDRESRNRYRDRERERDRERDRDRDRERSRHRESDGVESPEASYKEEREYKHKSHRHRSRSRSHEKRSRKHKSRSRSGSRHRHKKKKKKSEKNKEDDNSE, translated from the exons atggcAAGTATAAAGACTGAGGTTTCCATGTCGGAAAACGGAGATGATGACCAGTGGTTGTATGGGGACTCAAATTCTAATCTAGACCCTGTCGTTTCATTAGCTGATGATATTAAACCAGCTGAACCAGTTGGTATTTTAGAAGATGAG GAAGCACGTCTTATGGAGTTCTTGGCAAACCCTGGACcag GAAGTATAGATGTCCCACCTATTGTAAAAGAATTAGTTAGCGAAGATCCCAATCGACCTCGAAGTCCTGAAACATTTTTAGGGGTACCAGGAATCCAAACTGAGGCACTGATTACAGAAGATTCATTTGAAACTAACCTGTTAGAAACTGCAACTGAAGTGGGTATTAATATTCCTGAAAAAGTATCCGAAGAGAATAATGAAGATAGACAAATATCATCTGAAGATAGTGAAGAAGATAGTGATGATGACATTGTTGTGGCAGCTGGAAATTTTACATTGTCTTCtatggaaaataatatggCCTCTCTttcacaacaaaataattcaagCCCATCAACTGctggaataaatttaaaacgaaataatttattaacattaacaaatattcCTGGAATGTCATCTGGAAATAAA catCAAGGAAAATTTAATGTTGAAGATTTTGAAAGTATGGGCACCATAAATGGTGTTCCTGCTCATGAGTATTCTATTGAAACTACTGAAGAAAAACCATGGTTAAAACCAGGTGCAGATATCACAG attattttaattatgggtTTAATGAAAACACATGGTTAGCATATTGTGAACGTCAAAGGAAAATGCGATGTAATGAGTCATTAGTTGGAATGTCAACTTTGGCAATGCATAATCAACAAGTTTCTATAAGcactacaaataataatatgattccaACTTTGGATGTTAAATCTAGTACAAAATTTCAAGCACCAAATATTACACCAAAGGAAAACACTATTgag gttATGACAGCTGAGAGGAGAGAATATAGtcgtaaacatttttcaactcCTGATTTATCAGTACCCCCTCCAATAATTCCTACAAATTTTGACGTACCACCACCAATGAttcaaaattctataaattctATACCACCTCCtgg atttggTCCTCCACAAATTAATGTGCCTTATGAACCAGAATACTATCCTCACGAACCAGATCCATACTACAATGCTTTTGAACCTACTCAAGATATGCAATGGAATCaa aCTTGGACCCCGAATGTAAAAAGTATAGAGAACATTCCAACTTTGTCAAATGGAGATTCATACAACAAA GATTTGGTAAGagataaagaatattattcaaatcgtGTTAAAAAAGAACCAGAAGAAAGAGGATATGAACGAGATCGTGAGAGCCGCAATCGATACCGCGATAGAGAGAGGGAGAGGGATCGTGAACGTGATAGGGACAGAGACAGGGAACGTAGTAGACATAGAGAAAG TGATGGTGTTGAAAGTCCAGAAGCAAGTTATAAAGAAGAGAGAGAATACAAACACAa GTCTCATCGTCATCGCTCTCGAAGTCGTAGTCATGAAAAACGCTCTAGGAAACACAAGTCTCGTAGTAGAAGTGGATCTAGACATCGTcacaaaaagaagaaaaagaagTCTGAGAAGAACAAGGAAGATGATAACagtgaataa
- the LOC113558864 gene encoding origin recognition complex subunit 2 isoform X1 has translation MELPSIGDKNEIQVEFIDDQAVQHLIIDETLQKNHSTRKKKSIEVTLSNSGVPIKCKKTNQILDESFDDEESNENDSNATLKPKALFDDGDVPGERMFSFHSKKNKTYNKKNTSSQHNENHNKDDQKMSNIRPQAISDDEYEIKSKNSHRKSTRTSTSATSKLNNEVSDIDSPKVTNSTFDHKTPKKFKKVQNCSEHVSSKTPRTVRKRIAKGIAHQKLEQLNEFNDSDYSISDESDSDSSIHTNLKTLQPENTHISLRRSIRKKEIPFIYKSDEYFLSKSAKSVKKSKTSDNTLKLLKNPVLDKEQVDLLSGNSYTKHDKKIKTMYKDIMSNFPYWLSLLREGFNLLLYGLGSKRQIINDFRTSVLAEESVLVINGFFPGLTMKEILESITIDLLDLDSCPGSAELAIQQIEEKLKLKTSEHIYILINNLDGVELQNYKSQHVLSRISSLKKVHLIASMDRVNSALMFDNTKLGDYNFIWMDCTNFSPYTVETNFIQSLMVKNIGTQHSFSGLNNVFKSLTSNAKSILLLLIKDRIENKNDKKYGGVPFSTLYHWCRQRFLASTDLALRSQLTEFVDHELVKWKRDADVLYVPVDVNVLAQFYKQNEEDDE, from the exons ATGGAATTACCTAGTATTggtgataaaaatgaaatccAAGTGGAGTTTATTGATGATCAAGCAgttcaacatttaataatagacGAGACACTACAGA AAAATCATTcaaccagaaaaaaaaaatctattgaaGTCACTTTGTCTAATTCTGGAGTTCCAATTAAAt gtaaaaaaacaaatcaaatattagATGAGAGTTTTGATGATGAAGAGTCTAATGAAAATGACTCAAATGCAACACTAAAACCAaaag cATTATTTGATGATGGAGATGTGCCAGGTGAACGTATGTTTagttttcattcaaaaaaaaataaaacatataacaaaaaaaatacatcttcACAACATAATGAAAATCATAACAAAGATGAtcaaaaaatgtctaatattCGTCCTCaag cCATCTCTGATGAtgagtatgaaattaaatcaaaaaattctcACAGAAAATCAACTAGAACATCTACATCTGCTacatctaaattaaataatgaagtaTCAGACattg ACTCTCCAAAAGTAACTAATAGCACATTTGATCACAAAAcacctaaaaaatttaaaaaagttcagAATTGTTCGGAACATGTATCATCAAAAACACCAAGAACTGTTCGTAAACGAATTGCAAAAG GAATAGCACATCAAAAATTAGAACaacttaatgaatttaatgattCAGATTATAGTATTAGCGATGAAAGTGACAGTGACTCTAGTATTCATACAAATCTTAAAACTTTACAGCCAGAAAACACACATATTTCTTTAAGAAGATCTATAAGAAAAAAGGAAATTCCCttt atatataaatcagatgaatattttttatccaagTCTGCTAAATCTGTGAAAAAGTCTAAGACATCAgacaatacattaaaattattgaaaaatcctGTTTTAGACAAAGAACAGGTTGATCTTCTATCAGGAAATTCTTATACTAAACATGATAAAAAGATAAAGACAATGTACAAAGATATTATGTCGAATTTTCCATACTGGTTGTCTTTGCttag GGaaggatttaatttactaCTTTATGGACTTGGTTCCAAAAGGCaaatcattaatgattttagaaCGTCTGTGTTGGCAGAAGAGTCTGTATTAGTGATTAATGGATTTTTTCCCGGACTTACAATGAAAGAA atacttgAATCTATAACCATTGATTTATTGGATTTAGATAGTTGTCCAGGAAGTGCTGAACTTGCAATTCAGCAAATAgaagaaaaactaaaattaaaaacttctgaacatatttatattcttataaacaACTTGGACGGAGTTGAATTGCAAAACTACAAATCACAGCATGTACTTTCAAGGAttagttcattaaaaaaagtacacCTAATAGCATCTATGGACAGAGTAAATTCTGCTTTAA tgttcgATAATACAAAACTTGGGGATTACAATTTCATTTGGATGGACTGTACAAATTTTTCACCATATACAGttgaaactaattttatacaatcattaatggtaaaaaatattggaacACAGCATTCATTTTCAggcttaaataatgttttcaaatcGCTCACATCCAATGCTAAAAGTATCTTATTATTACTGATTAAAGAtcgtattgaaaataaaaatgataaaaaatatggag gaGTTCCATTTTCAACCTTGTACCATTGGTGTCGACAACGGTTTCTAGCTAGTACAGATCTTGCCTTGAGAAGTCAGTTAACTGAATTTGTTGATCATGAATTAGTAAAATGGAAACGTGATGCTGATGTACTCTATGTTCCTGTAGATGTTAATGTGCTTGCtcagttttataaacaaaatgaaGAAGACGATGAATAA
- the LOC113558864 gene encoding origin recognition complex subunit 2 isoform X2: MFSFHSKKNKTYNKKNTSSQHNENHNKDDQKMSNIRPQAISDDEYEIKSKNSHRKSTRTSTSATSKLNNEVSDIDSPKVTNSTFDHKTPKKFKKVQNCSEHVSSKTPRTVRKRIAKGIAHQKLEQLNEFNDSDYSISDESDSDSSIHTNLKTLQPENTHISLRRSIRKKEIPFIYKSDEYFLSKSAKSVKKSKTSDNTLKLLKNPVLDKEQVDLLSGNSYTKHDKKIKTMYKDIMSNFPYWLSLLREGFNLLLYGLGSKRQIINDFRTSVLAEESVLVINGFFPGLTMKEILESITIDLLDLDSCPGSAELAIQQIEEKLKLKTSEHIYILINNLDGVELQNYKSQHVLSRISSLKKVHLIASMDRVNSALMFDNTKLGDYNFIWMDCTNFSPYTVETNFIQSLMVKNIGTQHSFSGLNNVFKSLTSNAKSILLLLIKDRIENKNDKKYGGVPFSTLYHWCRQRFLASTDLALRSQLTEFVDHELVKWKRDADVLYVPVDVNVLAQFYKQNEEDDE; this comes from the exons ATGTTTagttttcattcaaaaaaaaataaaacatataacaaaaaaaatacatcttcACAACATAATGAAAATCATAACAAAGATGAtcaaaaaatgtctaatattCGTCCTCaag cCATCTCTGATGAtgagtatgaaattaaatcaaaaaattctcACAGAAAATCAACTAGAACATCTACATCTGCTacatctaaattaaataatgaagtaTCAGACattg ACTCTCCAAAAGTAACTAATAGCACATTTGATCACAAAAcacctaaaaaatttaaaaaagttcagAATTGTTCGGAACATGTATCATCAAAAACACCAAGAACTGTTCGTAAACGAATTGCAAAAG GAATAGCACATCAAAAATTAGAACaacttaatgaatttaatgattCAGATTATAGTATTAGCGATGAAAGTGACAGTGACTCTAGTATTCATACAAATCTTAAAACTTTACAGCCAGAAAACACACATATTTCTTTAAGAAGATCTATAAGAAAAAAGGAAATTCCCttt atatataaatcagatgaatattttttatccaagTCTGCTAAATCTGTGAAAAAGTCTAAGACATCAgacaatacattaaaattattgaaaaatcctGTTTTAGACAAAGAACAGGTTGATCTTCTATCAGGAAATTCTTATACTAAACATGATAAAAAGATAAAGACAATGTACAAAGATATTATGTCGAATTTTCCATACTGGTTGTCTTTGCttag GGaaggatttaatttactaCTTTATGGACTTGGTTCCAAAAGGCaaatcattaatgattttagaaCGTCTGTGTTGGCAGAAGAGTCTGTATTAGTGATTAATGGATTTTTTCCCGGACTTACAATGAAAGAA atacttgAATCTATAACCATTGATTTATTGGATTTAGATAGTTGTCCAGGAAGTGCTGAACTTGCAATTCAGCAAATAgaagaaaaactaaaattaaaaacttctgaacatatttatattcttataaacaACTTGGACGGAGTTGAATTGCAAAACTACAAATCACAGCATGTACTTTCAAGGAttagttcattaaaaaaagtacacCTAATAGCATCTATGGACAGAGTAAATTCTGCTTTAA tgttcgATAATACAAAACTTGGGGATTACAATTTCATTTGGATGGACTGTACAAATTTTTCACCATATACAGttgaaactaattttatacaatcattaatggtaaaaaatattggaacACAGCATTCATTTTCAggcttaaataatgttttcaaatcGCTCACATCCAATGCTAAAAGTATCTTATTATTACTGATTAAAGAtcgtattgaaaataaaaatgataaaaaatatggag gaGTTCCATTTTCAACCTTGTACCATTGGTGTCGACAACGGTTTCTAGCTAGTACAGATCTTGCCTTGAGAAGTCAGTTAACTGAATTTGTTGATCATGAATTAGTAAAATGGAAACGTGATGCTGATGTACTCTATGTTCCTGTAGATGTTAATGTGCTTGCtcagttttataaacaaaatgaaGAAGACGATGAATAA